TCGTTATCGCGCATTACTCGCTCCCAGTTAACCACCGGAAACTCCCCCTGCAAAACGTTGGACTCAAAAGCCGGCTGCGCCTCAGGGAAGGGCTGTGAATCGAAATCAAACATCGCTGACATAGTGAACACCTTTTTTGAATGGATTCAGGAGTTCGTCCTATAGCAAGCGCCATGCCAGCGAAATAAACCAGTTCAAGTAATTGATTTTAATAATATAAATATTTTAACAGCGCCTGATTTGAGTAAAAACAGACACAGCGCCAAAGCCGGTTTGTGCAACTTCTTACACACCGCTTAACGGCGGAAATTATTTTATTTTCCGGGGAACCTCCCCAGGCCTTAGCCCACACACAGACAGGCGAATCGGGTAAGGCAGACCGCAATGAACATGAGAATCCCCCAGCATCACCATCACCATAATCTGCGTCTTGAAACCGAACAGGCGGACGCGCTGGTCGATGAACTAATCAGTGACACCAATAACGACAAGAGCGCGGCGAGCAGTTCGTCGTCCGCCACTCGTGCAGCCCCCGCGCCCCAGCGGCCCGGCGCGGCTCAGGAGTCGATGGCGTCGGCCTTTGCGGAAAGCATTGAGCAGAAAATTAAACATGAAGAGCAGCGCACGCAGGGGACCCAGCAGCGCCGCGTTTCCGTGGCGGCCATCAAGGTTACCCACCTGGTTGAGCTGGGCCGCCTGCTTGAAAGCCCGTCGGGAAAAGATCAGGCCGAGCAGGAGTCCGCGTTTGAACGGCTGCTGTCAGGCTCGGGCGAGAAAAATCCCGACCTTGAGGAACTGCTGGACCAGGCCAATAACGACCCGGCTTCAGCCTTTGTTACCTTAAGCCTGATGGCAATGCGTCTGCGCAACGGCAGCAACCCTGCGCTTGCGGCACACGTCGAGCGTATGCTCGCCGAGCTTCAGCAGCTGCACCGGGAAAAAATCAACGCGGGGGTAAATACCGCCCCGGCGATTGCCGCCTTCAGCAGCGACCCGGCGCAGAAGCGTGAAATGCGCAAGCTTTACTACAGCGGGGTCATCAACCAGCAGTCGGCCGACAACATCATGGACGTATTGCTGGACAAATTTGGCGTCGACGGCTTTGTACCTGCGCTACGGACTTTGCAGCGTGCGCTTTCGGATGATATCGCCGCGCTGGCGCCATCGGCCCCACCGACGGCCCTACGCCGCCTGCTCTCCGGGTTAAACGATACCCGTGCTATTACGCACACGCTGTCGGAAGTCGCCCAGTTCCTTGATCGGCTGAAGAGCAAGTACTCCCACGTCACGATGGGCGCCGATGTGATGACCCGCTCTTTGCTCAGCATGTGCCGCAATGGTTTCTACTCGCGCGATCTGACCCAGCTCGGCCTGCAGGTTGTGGGCGAAAAACCTTTGCAGCAGTCGCTCTTTTTCAACGGACTGCTGACGCTACTTCAGGCATTGCCGGAGAAGATTTGGGGCGGCAACGATGAGACCCGCAACAACGCTCTGCTCCTGCTGCGCACCCTGAACGGCGAATACGCCGCTTGGGAAAAACGCAGCCAGCTGACGCAGTAAACGGACTTCATCAGGATTGAAAAGACAATGAACACGCTGTTTAACCTTCTCAACCGCCTGGCGATAACCGCCATGCAACGCTCCGAAGTGGTGGGGGCTTTCATCGCGCTGGCGGTGGTGTTCATGCTGATCATCCCGCTGCCGCTGGGGCTGATAGATGTGCTGATCGCGGTCAACATCAGCGTCTCGTGTCTGCTGATCATGACGGCAATGTATCTGCCGAAGCCGCTGGCGTTCACCACTTTTCCGGCGGTACTGCTGCTGACGACGATGTTCCGTCTCGGGCTGTCGATCTCCACAACCCGCCAAATTCTGCTGCAGCAAAACGCCGGGCATATCGTTACCGCCTTCGGCAACTTTGTGGTCGGCGGAAACCTGGCGGTCGGGCTGGTGGTGTTCCTGATCCTGACGGTGGTGAACTTCCTGGTCATCACCAAAGGCTCTGAGCGTATCGCCGAGGTTGCCGCCCGCTTTACCCTCGACGCGATGCCGGGCAAGCAGATGTCCATCGACAGCGACCTGCGCGCCGGGCTGATTAACGTCCAGCAGGCAAAGAGCAAACGTGAAGATCTGGCGAAAGAGAGCCAGCTGTTCGGGGCGATGGACGGCGCCATGAAATTCGTCAAGGGCGACGCCATTGCCGGCATCGTCATCCTTAGCATCAACATGGTCGGCGGCTTCTGTATTGGCGTGCTGCAGCTCGGCATGGCCGCAGGCGACGCGGCTAACGTCTACTCGATTCTGACCATCGGCGACGGCCTGATTGACCAGATCCCCGCGATGCTTATCTCCCTGACCGCCGGGATGATGATCACCCGCGTCTCGGCCAACGAGGACATCCCGAACAACAACATCGGTCGCGAGATAAGCGACCAGCTCACCAACCAGCCCAAAGCCTGGATCATGTCCGCCATCGGCATGTTCTGCTTTAGCCTGCTGCCGGGGATGCCGACGGTGGTGTTCATCGTGCTAGGGGTCATTGCCCTCAGCTCGGGGCTGTTTCAGCTGTGGCGAGCCAAACGTGCGGCGGCCACCAGCACCAGCGCTGAATTTGTCGCGCCGGAAGCCAACGGCGAGGAGGATATTCGTACCTT
This region of Cedecea lapagei genomic DNA includes:
- the sctW gene encoding type III secretion system gatekeeper subunit SctW, translating into MNMRIPQHHHHHNLRLETEQADALVDELISDTNNDKSAASSSSSATRAAPAPQRPGAAQESMASAFAESIEQKIKHEEQRTQGTQQRRVSVAAIKVTHLVELGRLLESPSGKDQAEQESAFERLLSGSGEKNPDLEELLDQANNDPASAFVTLSLMAMRLRNGSNPALAAHVERMLAELQQLHREKINAGVNTAPAIAAFSSDPAQKREMRKLYYSGVINQQSADNIMDVLLDKFGVDGFVPALRTLQRALSDDIAALAPSAPPTALRRLLSGLNDTRAITHTLSEVAQFLDRLKSKYSHVTMGADVMTRSLLSMCRNGFYSRDLTQLGLQVVGEKPLQQSLFFNGLLTLLQALPEKIWGGNDETRNNALLLLRTLNGEYAAWEKRSQLTQ
- the sctV gene encoding type III secretion system export apparatus subunit SctV; this translates as MNTLFNLLNRLAITAMQRSEVVGAFIALAVVFMLIIPLPLGLIDVLIAVNISVSCLLIMTAMYLPKPLAFTTFPAVLLLTTMFRLGLSISTTRQILLQQNAGHIVTAFGNFVVGGNLAVGLVVFLILTVVNFLVITKGSERIAEVAARFTLDAMPGKQMSIDSDLRAGLINVQQAKSKREDLAKESQLFGAMDGAMKFVKGDAIAGIVILSINMVGGFCIGVLQLGMAAGDAANVYSILTIGDGLIDQIPAMLISLTAGMMITRVSANEDIPNNNIGREISDQLTNQPKAWIMSAIGMFCFSLLPGMPTVVFIVLGVIALSSGLFQLWRAKRAAATSTSAEFVAPEANGEEDIRTFNPSRLFVLSFSSARAGDPAAMALIEDIRRLRNRIVNQYGFTLPVFNIDFSPYQPDDEFRFLVYEVPKVIGTFTPHKRALDYRLLEQEEIGTELSTETYPQEKGWAWLEENDPLLDKFQMESWSSHQLLLARMEEALFASGPRFIGLQETRAIISWLEMDLPELAQEFQRIFPITRLSAVLQRLVAERISLRSVRSITESLIVHGQHERDVGLLVDQVRIDIKEHICHQYSHDGGIQVWLLTPETEEILRDSLRQTQNETFFALSQDKHALLLEQLREVFPLFQRQTSVLLSAQDLRSPLRLLIQDEFHHVPVLSFAELQFNLPVNVLGRIDIHENALDAFTA